Proteins from a single region of Drosophila biarmipes strain raj3 chromosome 3R, RU_DBia_V1.1, whole genome shotgun sequence:
- the LOC108024725 gene encoding ankyrin repeat and SAM domain-containing protein 1A, with protein MGKDQEFLEAARNGNISHIEKVLTQKAKRAGPLASLRRGTGVNFQDSGGSSALHHACLNGHEDIVRLLLAHEASPNLPDSRGSSPLHLAAWAGETEIVRLLLTHPYRPASANLLTKDRETPLHCAAQHGHTGALALLLHHDADPNMRNVRGETPLDLAAQYGRLQAVQMLIRAHPQLIAHLGTEAVERGTPSPSSPASPSRAIFPHTCLHLASRNGHKSVVEVLLSAGVSVNLLTPSGTALHEASLCGKESVVRTLLKAGIDLAATDSEGRTALDILREFPPHVTKHIVAVINNFRNQMDTDEGDEVIYRQHPGPPNSGRGQGKHHSQQQQAHSNHYHFNSNNHLLNHSHSMQQSGYSKQRLSAGNGGPYNGGKSLDSALQPEDRFYQDLNAHSPLHSQNDMGGGYSVSPSSSLSSFEPASVSPRSRCSTGGLGQPMQMSTFAPAGPPKKPPRRNLSVSPTHAGPGQQFSYSSPSSQSQSQSHGYGQNQVRRQPPSDSPYSHQSHGSVGGMSFDETQLRERQRSDRLYASARQSTRSAIAGGLSLSSSNDMLDRQCSSSELNSETSVPNSSGDSPATNSMKRPIPAPRSATTKLSKELLKSAENATLKSYNPNRKLKRNRNSSGANAAAKSNGGDENCEAKQQIPSSPTHYKQPPTPDHPPPSSSQAERTIHERIRPLSQEYKRRSALLQLQAAQQLMIETGSSPSKLLPTLSTPGYDYDDTVTVVPRCPAPSSGSLSSSISCSDHSLSHSTDYVEEFVSDVPFAGLLKGASQQLKEQSEVQLKIQEEVEGKPQQTLPRVRPPIPIKPSVPERKFVKPPTTPTNQPVEANGNSSGELAIKPPRSPSKSPTKSSGKSPSKSPAKSPGSGQSAARNSINLLSPFNAEEARKKISEIIENFGSGILNTSITPTHDIELDFEDMEVPNERRELANRLRTAGLLHLERMLFENGYDNYKFVHNVFEEPDIPLLHIPERDAAKLLRFVQSLPPAEFQQQVPLKTQQENKQTGVTTLQQWLNSIALPEYLEFFNKHLYNTIESVCGVWDVELQTVLEINKLGHRRRILQSLAYIRQMRDTDSKSLKTPLGENNETNQLTTNGNGTVREAPPRIPANPVQHRNSITGYRKSRPAPPPPAPPARKTAALQIRAPSELLLGLPANLRTTEWRHSAQTLLNEHINYEVQYLGSTVVKELRGTESTKKSIQKLKSSAEGEGKSGSPLSLAISHRGVEFNDVSSKRTICEHEIQNINCACQDSEDLRHFAYITKEQDLHYCHVFLVQSTDLASEIILTLGQAFEVAYQLALRDGISTTPALLLDNGMLQGEYCGGK; from the exons ATGGGCAAGGATCAGGAGTTCCTGGAGGCGGCGCGCAATGGCAACATCTCGCACATCGAGAAGGTTCTCACGCAGAAGGCCAAAAGGGCAGGACCTTTGGCCAGCTTACGCCGCGGCACTGGAGTTAACTTCCAGGACAGTGGTGGCTCCTCGGCCCTGCATCATGCCTGCCTGAATGGCCACGAGGATATAGTGCGTCTGCTGCTGGCTCACGAGGCCTCACCGAATCTTCCAGACTCCCGGGGATCTTCACCCCTCCATCTGGCCGCCTGGGCTGGGGAAACGGAGATTGTGCGGCTCCTGCTGACGCATCCCTATCGACCGGCCAGCGCCAATCTGCTGACCAAGGATCGGGAGACGCCGCTGCACTGCGCCGCCCAGCATGGACATACGGGGGCCCTGGCCCTGCTGCTGCACCATGATGCGGATCCCAATATGCGCAATGTCCGCGGGGAAACCCCTCTGGACTTGGCCGCACAATATGGCCGCCTGCAGGCGGTGCAAATGCTGATACGTGCCCATCCGCAATTGATAGCCCATCTGGGCACAGAGGCTGTGGAAAGGGGCACCCCGTCGCCCTCGTCGCCGGCATCGCCGAGCAGAGCCATCTTTCCGCACACCTGTCTGCACTTGGCCAGTCGAAATGGCCACAAAAGCGTGGTGGAGGTCCTTTTGTCCGCCGGAGTAAGTGTGAATCTGCTTACTCCCTCGGGAACTGCCCTGCATGAGGCGTCTCTCTGCGGAAAGGAGAGTGTGGTCAGGACCCTGCTGAAAGCTGGCATCGATTTGGCCGCCACCGATAGCGAAGGACGCACTGCCCTGGATATACTGCGCGAATTTCCCCCGCATGTCACCAAGCACATTGTGGCTGTGATCAACA ACTTTCGTAACCAAATGGACACGGATGAGGGCGACGAGGTGATCTACAGGCAGCACCCGGGACCACCGAATTCCGGGCGTGGCCAGGGCAAACACCActcgcaacagcagcaggcccACAGCAATCACTACCATTTCAACTCCAACAACCACTTGCTGAACCACTCGCACTCCATGCAGCAATCCGGGTACAGTAAACAGCGTTTGAGTGCCGGAAATGGTGGACCCTACAACGGGGGAAAGTCCCTGGACAGTGCCCTTCAGCCGGAGGATCGTTTCTACCAGGATCTCAATGCGCACTCCCCACTGCACAGTCAGAa TGACATGGGTGGTGGCTACAGTGTGAGTCCCTCTTCCTCTCTGAGCAGCTTTGAGCCAGCTTCGGTGTCACCAAGATCCCGATGCTCCACTGGAGGTCTAGGCCAGCCCATGCAGATGAGTACTTTTGCGCCGGCTGGTCCACCCAAGAAGCCACCCAGACGCAATCTTTCCGTCTCACCAACACACGCCGGTCCTGGCCAGCAGTTCAGCTACAGCTCGCCATCCAGTCAGAGCCAAAGTCAGAGCCATGGGTATGGTCAGAACCAGGTGCGCCGCCAGCCGCCAAGCGACAGTCCCTACTCCCATCAGAGCCACGGAAGTGTGGGCGGGATGAGTTTCGATGAAACCCAGCTGAGGGAACGACAGCGGAGTGATCGTCTCTATGCCAGTGCCAGGCAGAGCACACGATCTGCCATAGCCGGTGGACTGAGCCTGAGTTCGAGCA ATGACATGTTGGACCGGCAGTGCAGCAGCTCGGAACTGAACAGCGAGACGAGTGTGCCCAATTCCAGTGGCGATTCCCCGGCGACCAACTCCATGAAGCGTCCCATTCCAGCTCCTCGCAGTGCCACCACCAAGCTGTCCAAAGAACTGCTGAAGTCTGCAGAAAATGCCACTCTGAAGTCGTATAACCCCAATCGAAAACTTAAGCGCAATCGGAATAGCAG tgGTGCAAATGCGGCAGCCAAATCCAACGGTGGCGACGAAAACTGCGAGGCCAAGCAGCAGATTCCCAGCAGTCCCACCCACTACAAGCAGCCGCCCACTCCAGATCATCCTCCGCCGAGCTCCAGCCAAGcggagaggaccatccacgagAGGATTCGACCCCTTAGCCAGGAGTACAAGCGTCGATCGGCTCTACTCCAGCTACAGGCAGCCCAGCAACTGATGATCGAGACTGGCTCCTCGCCCTCCAAACTGCTGCCCACTTTAAGTACCCCAGGCTATGATTACGATGATACGGTGACGGTGGTGCCTCGGTGTCCGGCGCCCTCCTCCGGATCCCTGAGCTCCAGCATCTCGTGCTCCGATCACAGTCTCTCCCACTCCACGGACTACGTGGAGGAGTTTGTCAGCGATGTGCCCTTTGCAGGACTGCTCAAGGGAGCCTCCCAGCAGCTCAAGGAGCAGTCGGAGGTACAGCTGAAAATCCAGGAGGAAGTGGAGGGCAAGCCACAGCAAACTCTGCCCAGAGTGCGTCCGCCCATTCCCATCAAGCCGTCGGTGCCGGAGCGCAAGTTTGTAAAGCCGCCAACAACGCCAACCAATCAGCCAGTGGAGGCCAACGGGAATTCCTCCGGCGAGTTGGCAATTAAGCCTCCACGATCACCCTCGAAGTCTCCTACCAAGTCCTCTGGCAAGTCCCCATCTAAATCACCCGCAAAATCTCCCGGAAGTGGCCAATCGGCAGCAAGGAACTCCATCAATCTTTTAAGTCCCTTTAATGCTGAGGAGGCTCGCAAGAAGATCTCCGAGATTATCGAGAACTTTGGCAGTGGCATCCTGAACACCAGCATCACGCCCACCCATGACATCGAACTGGACTTTGAGGACATGGAGGTGCCCAACGAGCGGAGGGAATTGGCCAACCGCCTGCGCACCGCAGGATTACTTCACCTGGAGAGGATGCTGTTCGAGAACGGCTATGATAACTACAAGTTTGTG CACAATGTCTTTGAGGAGCCCGATATTCCCCTATTGCATATACCCGAACGGGATGCAGCCAAACTCCTGCGTTTTGTCCAGAGTCTGCCGCCGGCGGAGTTCCAGCAGCAGGTGCCGCTCAAGACGCAGCAGGAGAACAAGCAGACGGGAGTGACCACCTTGCAGCAGTGGCTCAACTCCATTGCCCTGCCGGAGTACCTGGAGTTCTTCAA CAAGCACCTCTACAACACCATTGAGAGCGTGTGCGGGGTGTGGGATGTGGAGCTGCAGACGGTGCTGGAGATCAACAAGCTGGGCCACCGGAGGCGCATCCTGCAATCCCTGGCCTACATCCGCCAGATGCGCGACACTGACTCCAAATCGCTGAAGACGCCTCTGGGCGAGAACAACGAAACCAATCAGCTGACAACGAATGGCAATGGAACCGTCAGGGAGGCTCCTCCGAGGATACCCGCCAATCCAGTGCAACATCGCAATTCCATCACGGGTTATCGCAAGAGTCG acctgcaccaccaccaccggcTCCACCAGCTAGAAAGACAGCAGCTCTGCAAATTAGGGCTCCCTCGGAACTACTGCTGGGTCTTCCGGCCAATCTAAGGACCACCGAATGGCGCCACTCGGCGCAGACCTTGCTCAATGAGCACATTAATTACGAGGTTCAA tACCTCGGCTCAACGGTTGTGAAAGAACTACGCGGCACAGAGTCCACCAAGAAGTCCATACAAAAGCTGAAGTCCTCAGCTGAAGGTGAGGGCAAATCGGGGTCACCACTCTCGCTGGCCATAAGCCATCGTGGAGTGGAGTTCAACGATGTGAGCAGTAAG CGCACTATTTGCGAGCACGAGATTCAGAACATCAACTGCGCCTGCCAGGACTCGGAGGATCTGCGGCACTTTGCCTACATAACCAAGGAGCAGGACCTGCACTACTGCCATGTTTTCCTGGTCCAAAGCACA GATCTGGCCAGCGAGATTATCCTGACTCTGGGACAGGCCTTTGAGGTGGCCTATCAACTGGCCCTGCGCGATGGCATCTCCACAACGCCGGCCCTGCTCCTGGACAATGGAATGCTGCAGGGCGAGTACTGTGGCGGGAAATAG